The following coding sequences lie in one Mucilaginibacter sp. KACC 22773 genomic window:
- a CDS encoding DUF4397 domain-containing protein, with amino-acid sequence MKQIFTQRAGMIGMICLLAVSLTSCLKNDDNHQYIAPKVALVSAINASPDAQPVDFFLDQNRANNFYIKSGESLDYINAYTGKRTITFYVGASNQKIISDTATFKANKLYSVFLANVVSTPNILVIPDSVGVPDEGKAGVRFVNLSPDNQALDLVVKAGATLASAKSYKQYSPFVTVNGGNTYTFEIHKAGTATVLYTLTDVQIKNKTLNTIWVQGLSAATDSKKLTAHAQENVYYY; translated from the coding sequence ATGAAGCAAATTTTTACACAAAGGGCAGGCATGATCGGGATGATATGTTTGCTTGCGGTTTCTTTAACATCGTGCCTTAAAAACGACGATAACCACCAATACATTGCGCCTAAAGTGGCTTTGGTTTCGGCAATCAACGCTTCGCCCGATGCCCAGCCTGTTGATTTTTTCCTTGACCAAAACCGGGCCAATAATTTTTACATCAAAAGCGGCGAGAGCCTCGATTATATTAACGCCTATACCGGCAAACGCACCATCACATTTTATGTAGGCGCCAGCAATCAGAAAATAATCAGCGATACCGCCACTTTCAAGGCCAATAAACTTTACTCGGTATTTCTGGCCAATGTGGTAAGTACCCCCAATATATTGGTTATCCCCGATTCGGTAGGCGTACCGGATGAAGGCAAGGCCGGCGTGCGCTTTGTTAATCTGAGCCCCGATAACCAGGCGCTCGACCTGGTTGTTAAAGCAGGCGCTACCCTGGCTTCGGCAAAAAGCTACAAACAGTACAGCCCTTTTGTTACCGTTAACGGCGGCAATACCTACACCTTCGAAATCCATAAGGCAGGTACAGCTACGGTGTTGTATACCCTAACCGATGTGCAAATCAAAAACAAAACGCTCAACACCATCTGGGTGCAGGGCCTCTCGGCAGCTACCGATTCAAAAAAGCTGACCGCTCATGCGCAGGAGAATGTGTATTATTATTAG
- a CDS encoding zinc ribbon domain-containing protein, whose amino-acid sequence MEQTVEQKLKALYELQTIHTKIDRIRQVRGELPMEVADLEDDVAGLETRIQKIKYELDDVEDEIVTRKNLIKDAQANIKKYEAQLNEVKNNREYDAISKEIEIQGLDIQVSEKKIREYGFEITSKTQVYEKALADLEARKNDLDAKKDELGVITAETEKEENDLVAQAEKAIPNIEERLFTAYTRLRQNAKNGLAVVTIQRDSCSGCFNQIPPQRQSDIRQRKKIIVCEHCGRILVDEQMALEAETV is encoded by the coding sequence ATGGAACAAACCGTAGAACAGAAGCTTAAAGCTTTATACGAACTCCAAACCATCCACACCAAAATTGACAGAATACGCCAGGTACGTGGCGAGCTGCCAATGGAAGTTGCCGATCTGGAAGATGATGTTGCAGGCCTTGAAACCCGCATACAGAAAATCAAATATGAGCTGGATGATGTAGAGGATGAGATTGTAACCCGCAAAAACCTGATCAAAGATGCTCAGGCCAACATCAAAAAATACGAAGCGCAACTTAACGAAGTTAAGAACAACCGCGAGTATGATGCGATATCAAAAGAAATTGAGATACAAGGATTAGATATACAGGTAAGCGAGAAGAAGATAAGGGAGTATGGTTTCGAGATAACTTCAAAAACCCAGGTATACGAAAAAGCCCTTGCCGATCTGGAAGCACGCAAGAACGATCTTGATGCCAAAAAAGATGAGTTAGGTGTTATTACCGCCGAAACTGAGAAAGAAGAGAACGACCTTGTTGCCCAGGCAGAAAAGGCTATCCCGAATATTGAAGAGCGTTTATTTACAGCTTATACCCGTTTGCGCCAAAATGCAAAAAATGGTTTAGCGGTAGTAACCATTCAGCGCGATTCATGTTCTGGTTGTTTTAACCAAATCCCGCCTCAGCGCCAGTCGGATATCCGTCAGCGCAAAAAGATCATCGTTTGCGAACATTGCGGACGTATCCTGGTTGATGAGCAAATGGCCTTAGAAGCCGAAACTGTATAA
- a CDS encoding YbhB/YbcL family Raf kinase inhibitor-like protein encodes MATFTLKSKELGGQLNIKQYADSMGFTGQNRSPQLYWENAPKETRAFALTIYDQDAPTGSGFWHWIVFNIPAGVTELPANAGDISKNLLPKGTIQSNTDMGFAGYAGAAPPEGPAHRYLITVYALGQKLQLDQNATPAYVGFNLHYATLAKASLLVYGQKH; translated from the coding sequence ATGGCAACATTTACATTAAAGAGCAAAGAGCTGGGCGGGCAATTAAACATCAAACAATACGCAGATAGTATGGGTTTTACCGGGCAAAACCGATCGCCGCAGCTTTATTGGGAGAACGCGCCCAAAGAAACAAGGGCTTTCGCACTGACCATATACGACCAGGACGCGCCAACAGGCAGTGGCTTCTGGCATTGGATTGTTTTTAATATCCCTGCCGGGGTAACTGAATTGCCGGCGAATGCAGGCGACATCAGTAAAAACTTATTACCCAAAGGTACCATACAAAGCAACACCGATATGGGTTTTGCTGGTTATGCCGGTGCTGCACCGCCCGAAGGACCGGCGCACCGTTACCTGATTACCGTTTATGCACTGGGGCAAAAACTGCAATTAGATCAAAACGCTACGCCAGCGTACGTGGGATTCAACCTACATTATGCAACGCTTGCCAAAGCTTCGCTGCTGGTTTATGGACAAAAGCATTAA
- a CDS encoding ribosomal maturation YjgA family protein: MRRSRLLYFTIIIATIITGLLSRHFKSIPLFIGDILWALMVYFIVSFLFINKPIKVVVIASLLFCFAIEFSQLYKAPWINDLRHTLFGKLVLGAGFLWSDLLCYVVGVGIGCIVDFYMLEKTPK, encoded by the coding sequence ATGAGAAGATCAAGGCTGCTTTATTTTACAATCATTATAGCTACCATAATTACGGGACTGCTTTCCCGGCATTTTAAAAGCATCCCGCTGTTTATTGGCGATATCCTTTGGGCGCTAATGGTTTATTTTATCGTGAGCTTCCTGTTTATCAATAAGCCTATAAAAGTAGTGGTTATTGCCAGCCTGTTGTTTTGCTTCGCTATAGAGTTCAGCCAGCTTTATAAAGCGCCCTGGATAAATGATTTGAGGCATACGCTGTTTGGTAAGCTTGTTTTAGGCGCAGGCTTTTTATGGAGCGATTTGTTGTGTTATGTAGTTGGTGTGGGGATAGGTTGTATTGTTGACTTTTACATGCTTGAAAAAACTCCAAAATAG
- a CDS encoding glutamine--tRNA ligase/YqeY domain fusion protein — MSEERSLNFIEEIVEEDIANGKHNGRVLTRFPPEPNGYLHIGHAKSICLNFGLAQKYNGKTNLRFDDTNPVKEDVEYVDSIKEDVKWLGFNWAEELYASDYFDQLYEFAVTLIKANLAYVDDSTAEEIAHQKGTPTEPGVPNQYRSRSVEENLELFADMKAGKYPDGAKVLRAKVDLAAPNMHLRDPLMYRIKHAHHHRTGDAWCIYPMYDFAHGQSDAIEQITHSICTLEFIPHRALYDWFIEQLSIFPSKQYEFARLNLNYTVMSKRKLLQLVVENHVDGWDDPRMPTISGLRRRGYTPASIREFCERIGVAKRENMIDVGLLEFCIREDLNKTAWRRMAVLDPIKCILTNYPEGEVEIMHGENNPEAEDGDGSREFPFSRELWIEREDFMEVPSKKFFRLGVGLMVRLKNAYIIRCDSFVKDADGNITEIHCSYLPESKSGNDTSGINVKGTIHWVSVPHAKTAEVRLYDRLFQVENPQSEEGDFKDYINPNSLHIIPTAYIEPDLANATPGTAVQFMRKGYFTLDKYSTSAKLVFNRTVTLKDGWVKK, encoded by the coding sequence ATGAGCGAAGAAAGATCACTGAACTTTATAGAAGAAATTGTTGAAGAAGATATAGCAAACGGCAAGCACAATGGCCGGGTATTAACCCGTTTCCCGCCCGAGCCTAATGGTTACCTGCATATTGGCCACGCCAAATCTATTTGCCTTAACTTTGGTTTGGCCCAAAAATACAATGGCAAAACCAACCTGCGTTTTGATGATACCAACCCTGTTAAAGAGGATGTGGAATACGTTGACAGCATTAAGGAAGATGTTAAATGGCTGGGCTTTAACTGGGCCGAAGAACTGTACGCTTCCGACTATTTCGACCAGCTATATGAGTTTGCGGTAACGCTTATTAAAGCCAACCTGGCTTATGTTGATGATAGCACTGCCGAAGAAATTGCCCACCAAAAAGGCACCCCTACCGAGCCCGGTGTACCCAACCAGTACCGCAGCCGCTCTGTTGAGGAAAATTTGGAGCTGTTTGCCGATATGAAAGCCGGCAAATACCCCGATGGCGCCAAAGTACTGCGTGCCAAGGTTGACCTTGCTGCACCCAACATGCACCTGCGCGACCCTTTGATGTACCGCATTAAGCATGCCCATCACCACCGTACCGGCGATGCCTGGTGCATATACCCTATGTACGATTTTGCCCACGGCCAATCAGATGCTATTGAGCAGATAACCCACTCTATTTGTACGCTGGAGTTTATACCCCACCGGGCACTGTACGATTGGTTTATTGAGCAATTGAGCATCTTCCCGTCAAAACAATACGAGTTTGCCCGCCTTAACCTCAACTACACCGTAATGAGCAAGCGCAAGCTGCTGCAACTGGTGGTTGAAAACCATGTTGACGGCTGGGACGACCCACGCATGCCTACCATTAGCGGCCTGCGCCGCCGGGGGTATACGCCTGCCAGTATCCGCGAGTTTTGCGAACGCATCGGCGTAGCCAAACGCGAAAATATGATTGATGTTGGCCTGCTGGAATTCTGTATCCGCGAAGACCTGAACAAAACCGCATGGCGCCGTATGGCCGTGCTCGACCCTATAAAGTGTATCCTGACCAACTACCCCGAAGGCGAGGTGGAGATTATGCATGGCGAAAACAACCCCGAGGCCGAAGATGGCGACGGCAGCCGCGAGTTTCCATTCAGCCGCGAACTTTGGATTGAGCGGGAAGACTTTATGGAAGTGCCGTCCAAGAAATTCTTCCGCCTGGGCGTGGGGCTAATGGTGAGGCTCAAAAATGCCTACATCATCCGTTGCGATAGTTTTGTGAAGGATGCCGATGGCAACATAACCGAAATTCATTGCAGCTACCTGCCCGAATCAAAATCGGGTAACGATACCAGCGGCATCAACGTGAAGGGCACCATCCATTGGGTGAGCGTACCACACGCCAAAACTGCCGAAGTAAGGCTGTACGACCGCCTTTTCCAGGTAGAGAACCCACAAAGCGAGGAAGGCGACTTTAAGGATTACATTAACCCAAACAGCCTGCACATTATCCCAACGGCCTATATTGAACCCGACCTGGCCAACGCCACACCCGGCACCGCTGTACAGTTCATGCGTAAAGGATATTTCACACTGGATAAATACTCAACCAGCGCTAAACTGGTATTTAACAGAACAGTTACCCTAAAAGATGGCTGGGTGAAGAAATAA
- a CDS encoding TM2 domain-containing protein, whose translation MNMQQGNYMNFQDMTPEEMAFLQQATANLNESQTNYFYMVYSSKRKSAQEIMLFTLLGFVGFAGIHRFVLGQIGMGFVYFFTGGFCAIGTIVDLVNNKSLVLKYNKEMAYDSHRMALMTP comes from the coding sequence ATGAATATGCAACAAGGCAATTACATGAACTTTCAGGATATGACGCCCGAGGAGATGGCCTTTTTACAACAAGCTACAGCAAACCTCAACGAAAGCCAAACCAATTATTTTTACATGGTTTACAGCAGCAAAAGGAAATCGGCACAGGAAATTATGTTGTTTACGCTGTTGGGATTTGTTGGCTTTGCCGGCATACATCGGTTTGTGTTAGGTCAGATTGGAATGGGGTTTGTGTACTTTTTTACCGGTGGATTTTGCGCGATAGGAACAATTGTTGACCTGGTGAACAATAAATCGCTTGTATTAAAGTATAATAAAGAGATGGCTTATGACAGCCACCGGATGGCGTTAATGACGCCTTAA
- a CDS encoding DinB family protein, giving the protein MTKQYFTALAAYNSWANDKAMAWLSQVSDEQWEQTLISSFGSVRQTAVHIASAEKIWIDFWIKAPAPTYLTSHFEGPKNELIDIWKTASAGMQNFIKNWPEENYTDAVTFVYPRRGSGQLPYWQTFAHSINHSTYHRGQLVTLLRQAGFDKLSSLDQATYYLTHVNS; this is encoded by the coding sequence ATGACCAAGCAATATTTTACGGCCTTAGCTGCTTATAACAGTTGGGCGAATGATAAAGCTATGGCCTGGCTAAGCCAGGTTAGCGATGAACAATGGGAACAAACGCTTATAAGCAGTTTTGGTAGTGTAAGGCAAACGGCAGTACATATTGCCAGCGCGGAAAAGATTTGGATAGATTTCTGGATAAAAGCGCCAGCGCCCACCTACCTTACATCCCATTTTGAGGGCCCAAAAAACGAACTGATTGATATCTGGAAAACTGCTTCCGCCGGGATGCAAAATTTTATAAAAAACTGGCCGGAAGAAAATTATACCGATGCCGTCACCTTTGTTTATCCCAGGAGAGGATCAGGGCAATTGCCTTACTGGCAAACATTTGCGCATAGCATCAACCATTCAACCTACCATCGCGGGCAATTGGTAACACTATTAAGGCAGGCAGGTTTTGACAAACTCTCATCACTCGACCAGGCTACTTATTACCTTACCCATGTAAATAGTTAA
- a CDS encoding Nif3-like dinuclear metal center hexameric protein — protein sequence MKLSALTAYLESLAPLVYQEDYDNAGLIVGHPDQEISQALLSLDCTEAVVDEAIATGCQLIISHHPIVFRGLKKFNSKTYVERVVEKAIRKGIALYAIHTNLDNVMHGVNNRICDTLGLKNCRILLPKHNLIKKLVTFVPHSHADAVREALFAAGAGNIGNYSEVSFNAEGTGTFKGNELTVPHVGEPGKRHRESEVCIQTVYPANLESKIIMALILAHPYEEVAYDLYSLTNQNQQVGSGMIGELEVPTNQESFLFHVKDKMRTHVIRHTAFTHKPIKKVAVCGGSGGFLLKHAIAAGADIFITSDYKYHEFFDAGGKIVIADIGHFESEQFTVQLLYEIIRKKFPIFAVRLTEVNTNPVKYFI from the coding sequence ATGAAACTATCCGCACTTACTGCTTACCTTGAAAGCCTTGCGCCGCTCGTTTACCAGGAGGATTATGATAATGCAGGCCTTATTGTAGGCCATCCCGACCAGGAAATATCCCAGGCGCTGCTATCTTTAGACTGTACTGAAGCGGTTGTTGACGAAGCTATTGCTACAGGCTGCCAGCTAATTATATCCCATCACCCCATAGTTTTCAGGGGATTAAAGAAATTTAACAGTAAAACATACGTAGAGCGTGTTGTTGAAAAAGCCATTCGCAAGGGTATAGCCCTGTATGCTATTCATACCAACCTTGATAATGTAATGCACGGGGTTAACAACCGCATATGCGATACCCTTGGCCTTAAAAACTGCCGTATATTGCTGCCCAAGCATAACCTGATTAAAAAGCTGGTTACCTTTGTACCCCACAGCCATGCCGATGCCGTGCGCGAAGCTTTGTTTGCAGCCGGGGCCGGTAATATTGGCAATTACAGCGAAGTTAGCTTTAACGCCGAGGGAACAGGTACATTTAAAGGGAATGAATTAACGGTGCCTCATGTAGGCGAGCCGGGCAAACGCCACCGCGAAAGCGAGGTTTGTATTCAAACCGTTTACCCCGCCAACCTGGAGAGTAAAATAATAATGGCCCTGATACTGGCCCACCCCTACGAAGAGGTGGCTTATGACCTGTACAGCTTAACCAACCAAAACCAACAGGTAGGTTCAGGTATGATTGGCGAGCTGGAAGTGCCCACCAACCAGGAATCCTTTTTGTTTCATGTAAAAGATAAGATGCGCACGCACGTAATAAGGCATACCGCTTTTACCCACAAACCCATCAAAAAAGTGGCTGTTTGCGGGGGCTCGGGAGGCTTTTTACTGAAGCATGCCATAGCCGCCGGAGCCGACATTTTCATCACCTCCGACTACAAGTATCACGAGTTTTTTGACGCCGGAGGAAAGATAGTGATTGCCGATATCGGACACTTTGAGAGTGAACAATTTACGGTGCAATTATTGTATGAAATAATTAGAAAAAAATTCCCTATCTTTGCCGTCCGTTTAACAGAAGTAAATACAAACCCCGTCAAATATTTTATTTAA
- a CDS encoding helix-turn-helix domain-containing protein, whose product MKQAEPIRIFSYQAEGASIRNRITLLQNLFSFLLEGEKTVHYAGKIVSIIPGQFLLLAAGNCLMSEKIVAPGGNYRSILIAFDNRVLADFFIRHQELLRATASQLQEEPILRFQQDAFIQNFISSLGHMLAENQAISPNMQQLKLYELLLYLGESYPGILQKLRGMSHEAADDIVIRQAVNAHIDQPVSVEELAFLCNASLSTFKRRFARLYGTSPSKWLLEKRMEKAARLLKQGGHKASDIYYELGYENLSSFIQSFKQVHGITPKQYQLNN is encoded by the coding sequence ATGAAACAAGCAGAACCGATCAGGATTTTTAGTTACCAGGCCGAGGGGGCCAGTATCAGGAACAGGATCACGCTGCTACAAAATCTTTTTAGTTTCCTGTTGGAAGGCGAAAAGACTGTTCATTATGCAGGCAAAATAGTGAGCATTATACCCGGGCAGTTTTTGCTGCTTGCTGCCGGCAATTGCCTGATGAGCGAAAAAATAGTTGCGCCGGGCGGCAATTACCGAAGTATTCTGATCGCTTTTGATAATCGCGTACTGGCTGATTTTTTTATCCGGCACCAGGAACTGCTAAGGGCGACCGCCAGTCAACTACAGGAGGAGCCTATCCTGCGCTTCCAACAGGATGCCTTTATCCAAAACTTCATCAGTTCTTTGGGGCATATGCTTGCTGAAAATCAAGCCATCTCGCCAAATATGCAGCAACTAAAACTGTATGAGCTACTGCTTTACCTGGGCGAAAGTTATCCTGGAATTCTACAAAAGCTGCGCGGCATGAGTCATGAAGCAGCCGACGATATCGTCATCAGGCAGGCGGTAAATGCTCATATCGATCAGCCGGTGAGTGTAGAAGAACTGGCCTTTTTATGCAACGCAAGTTTATCAACCTTTAAGCGGCGCTTCGCCAGGCTTTACGGCACCTCGCCCAGCAAATGGCTGCTGGAAAAAAGAATGGAGAAAGCCGCCCGGCTACTTAAGCAGGGCGGACACAAAGCCAGTGATATCTATTATGAACTGGGTTATGAGAACCTATCCAGCTTTATACAATCTTTTAAACAGGTACACGGCATAACGCCCAAACAGTACCAACTAAATAATTAA